A genomic region of Porticoccaceae bacterium LTM1 contains the following coding sequences:
- a CDS encoding thiamine pyrophosphate-dependent enzyme: MKNRAEIVHENFLNRVMANDLPQPTVNLTPADVGLADHEVVDLFESQAMSRLLDIASRRLRARGETYYTIGSSGHEGNAAFGKVFNATDMAFLHYRSGALLIQRMKQLPGETPLYDMLLSFMASSEDPVSGGRHKVLGSKTTLVPPQTSTIASHLPKAMGAGHAIGLGKHLKNPDAVMPGNAVAICNFGDASANHSTTQGAINTAAWTSYQGAQMPVVFICEDNGIGISTSTPSGWTRANFEHRAGLKYIYCDGLNLLDAMRGAREAEAFARKNRQPVFLHMRTVRLMGHAGSDVETSYRTLKEVEATEAQDPLLHTARILIDNDILSPQQICDIYRAVEERIERVAEQAIARPKLTTNTDVMASVVPPHSGKQMPAIKDEEARLAMFGKEQRLLNQPHHMARLINFTLADLMLQYPQIVMCGEDVGKKGGVYGVTVGLQDKFSRARVTDTLLDEQSILGLAIGMAQNGFIAMPEIQFLAYVHNAEDQIRGEAATLSFFSNGQFTNPMVIRIAGLAYQKGFGGHFHNDNSLAVFRDIPGVVIAVPSNGRDASKMLRTCVKLAHEEQRVVVFIEPIALYMTRDLHEEGDNLWTSVYEPPGVNEMELGDIGISGEGDDLCIVTYGNGHYLSLQAAKQLEENHGIHCKVVDIRWLAPLNEQAILDAATNAKHVLIVDECRRTGSQSEALTTLFYEQDSKVASGQKPVGRITADDSFIPLADAANLVLPSVEGIVESALKLVKK, translated from the coding sequence ATGAAAAACCGCGCTGAAATTGTTCACGAGAATTTCCTTAATCGGGTCATGGCCAATGACCTGCCACAACCCACCGTCAATCTGACTCCCGCCGATGTAGGCCTCGCCGATCACGAGGTGGTGGATCTTTTTGAAAGCCAGGCGATGAGCCGACTGCTGGATATTGCCTCGCGCCGATTGCGCGCTCGCGGCGAGACTTACTACACCATTGGCAGTTCCGGTCACGAGGGTAATGCCGCATTTGGCAAGGTGTTCAATGCCACCGATATGGCGTTCCTGCACTATCGCAGTGGTGCCCTGTTGATTCAGCGCATGAAGCAGTTGCCGGGGGAGACCCCGCTGTACGATATGTTGCTTTCCTTTATGGCGTCCAGTGAAGACCCGGTGTCCGGCGGTCGTCACAAGGTGCTGGGCAGCAAGACAACCTTGGTGCCGCCACAGACCAGTACCATTGCCTCGCACCTGCCCAAGGCGATGGGTGCAGGTCACGCCATTGGCCTTGGCAAACATTTGAAAAATCCCGACGCGGTGATGCCGGGCAATGCCGTGGCGATCTGTAATTTCGGCGATGCTTCCGCCAACCACTCCACCACTCAAGGGGCAATCAACACCGCCGCCTGGACCAGTTACCAGGGCGCACAAATGCCGGTGGTGTTTATCTGCGAAGACAACGGCATCGGCATCTCCACCTCGACGCCGAGCGGCTGGACCCGCGCTAACTTTGAACACCGCGCCGGTCTCAAGTACATCTACTGCGACGGTCTCAACCTTCTGGATGCAATGCGCGGTGCCCGCGAGGCTGAAGCTTTTGCCCGGAAGAATCGCCAGCCGGTGTTCCTGCATATGCGCACAGTGCGCCTGATGGGCCATGCCGGTTCCGATGTGGAGACCAGCTACCGCACACTCAAAGAGGTAGAGGCGACTGAAGCCCAGGATCCGCTGCTGCATACTGCGCGCATTCTGATCGATAACGATATTCTCAGCCCGCAGCAGATTTGCGACATCTATCGTGCAGTAGAAGAGCGCATCGAGCGGGTGGCCGAGCAGGCTATTGCCCGCCCGAAGCTGACCACCAACACTGATGTGATGGCGTCGGTTGTGCCGCCGCACTCCGGCAAGCAGATGCCGGCGATTAAGGACGAAGAAGCGCGCTTGGCAATGTTTGGCAAAGAACAGCGCCTGCTGAATCAGCCTCACCATATGGCGCGCCTGATCAACTTCACCCTCGCCGACCTGATGTTGCAGTACCCACAGATTGTGATGTGCGGTGAAGATGTCGGGAAAAAGGGCGGTGTGTACGGTGTAACCGTCGGCCTGCAGGACAAATTCAGCCGCGCCCGCGTTACCGACACTCTACTCGATGAGCAGAGTATTCTCGGCCTCGCTATCGGCATGGCACAGAACGGCTTTATCGCGATGCCGGAGATCCAGTTTCTGGCCTACGTGCACAACGCCGAAGACCAGATCCGCGGCGAAGCGGCGACCCTGTCGTTCTTCTCCAACGGCCAGTTCACCAACCCGATGGTGATTCGTATAGCCGGCCTTGCTTACCAGAAAGGTTTTGGCGGCCACTTCCACAACGACAACTCACTGGCGGTGTTTCGCGATATTCCCGGCGTAGTGATCGCAGTGCCCTCAAACGGTCGTGATGCCAGCAAAATGCTGCGCACCTGCGTGAAGCTGGCTCACGAAGAGCAAAGGGTGGTGGTGTTTATCGAGCCCATCGCGCTCTACATGACCCGCGACTTGCACGAAGAGGGCGATAACCTGTGGACCTCGGTGTACGAGCCGCCCGGTGTAAACGAGATGGAACTCGGTGATATAGGCATCAGCGGTGAGGGCGATGATCTCTGCATTGTCACCTACGGCAACGGCCATTACCTGAGCTTGCAGGCGGCTAAGCAACTGGAAGAAAACCACGGTATCCACTGCAAGGTGGTCGATATCCGCTGGCTGGCTCCACTCAACGAGCAGGCCATTCTCGACGCTGCTACAAATGCCAAACATGTGTTGATCGTCGATGAGTGCCGCCGCACAGGTTCACAGAGTGAGGCGCTGACTACCCTGTTCTACGAACAGGACAGCAAAGTGGCCAGCGGCCAAAAACCGGTTGGCCGAATCACCGCCGATGACTCCTTTATCCCACTGGCCGACGCCGCCAATCTGGTGCTGCCGAGCGTGGAAGGTATTGTCGAAAGCGCCTTGAAACTGGTGAAGAAATAG
- a CDS encoding ACP S-malonyltransferase encodes MTKQRAIVICPGRGTYNKEELGYLKRHHSDKIDFIAMVDEYRRSHNQTPVSELDGSETFRTATMTNSENASPLIYSCALADFQAIDRDKYDIVAVTGNSMGWYLALACAGAVSLEGGIEIVNTMGTLMQKEGVGGQVIYPLVDENWHYSQDLQDKLDATLVAADKEPGVEVYDSIYLGGMRVLAANKPGIKFLLENLPPVQERYPMQLYNHSAFHSPLLAQVPAMAHGVLSRSLFSAPTIPMVDGRGHIWQPWATGLDALYDYTFGHQVAETYDFSTAIEVAIKEFAPDKLIVLGPGTTLGAPVAQQMIRQNWRGTESKKTFVDQQKADPLVLALGIESQRELAVKK; translated from the coding sequence ATGACCAAACAACGCGCCATCGTTATCTGCCCGGGCCGTGGCACTTATAACAAAGAGGAACTGGGTTACCTCAAGCGCCACCACAGCGATAAAATCGACTTTATTGCCATGGTTGACGAATACCGCCGCAGTCACAACCAGACACCGGTTTCCGAGCTGGATGGCAGCGAGACCTTTCGCACCGCCACCATGACCAACAGCGAAAACGCATCGCCACTGATTTACAGCTGTGCGCTGGCGGATTTCCAGGCTATTGATCGCGACAAGTACGACATCGTCGCGGTTACCGGCAACTCCATGGGCTGGTATCTGGCGCTTGCCTGTGCCGGAGCGGTTTCTCTGGAAGGTGGAATCGAGATCGTCAACACCATGGGTACCCTAATGCAGAAAGAGGGCGTAGGTGGTCAGGTGATCTACCCGCTGGTGGATGAAAACTGGCACTACAGCCAGGATCTGCAAGACAAGCTGGACGCAACCCTAGTGGCGGCCGACAAAGAGCCGGGCGTGGAAGTGTACGACTCCATCTACCTGGGCGGTATGCGGGTGTTGGCGGCCAATAAACCCGGCATCAAATTCCTGTTGGAAAACTTGCCGCCGGTGCAGGAGCGCTACCCGATGCAGCTCTATAACCACTCAGCTTTCCACAGTCCGTTGCTGGCACAGGTTCCGGCTATGGCACATGGTGTGCTGTCACGTTCGTTATTCAGTGCGCCGACCATTCCCATGGTGGATGGCCGCGGCCATATCTGGCAGCCCTGGGCTACCGGGCTGGATGCCCTGTATGACTACACCTTTGGTCATCAGGTCGCCGAGACTTACGATTTCTCAACTGCCATAGAAGTAGCGATCAAGGAGTTCGCACCGGACAAATTGATAGTGCTAGGTCCCGGAACCACGCTGGGAGCACCGGTCGCGCAGCAGATGATTCGCCAGAACTGGCGAGGAACAGAGAGCAAAAAGACATTTGTTGATCAACAGAAAGCAGATCCACTGGTGTTGGCATTGGGAATAGAATCCCAGCGAGAATTAGCTGTTAAAAAGTAA